AAGAATATTTCATTTCGCAGGCTTCACAACATGTGTTTTCAATCATGCTATCTTCTATTAAATCACAAAAATGATTCAATTCTTGAATGGTGAAGTAAAAACCTGTTTCCTTAAAAACCAATTGTACTTTATCGAGAATTGGCTGACTGTTTTGTTTCCAGTAAAAGGCTATTCCAAAATTGTTATGATATATTTGCTCTATTTCTCTCATCGTAAATCCTTTTATTTCAACAAATATAAATATTATTTATATTAATTCTAAATAAAAAAATCATAAAAGTTTGAAAAACTTTTTCACTCGCCAATGCATTATAAGAGCTAAAAAGTTTGGATTTGTTGCGTAAGATGAGGTAGAAATGATTTAGTTCGTCTCTTATTGAGTTTAATTCATTCTAGTGAATTAGAAAAGATTTTAAAAGTCCGCTTTTTGAAATGAATTTATATTTTTTATAGGGTTAAAAAAGATTATTTCAGCCAATTTTTTAGGTTGGAAAGAAATGCTGCCTGTTGGTCAACAAATAGATAATGCGAGCAATTATCAAGGAAAGCAAAGTGTTTTTCGCCCGTTATTGCTTTCATAGAATTAATTTGTGCTGATGAAAAAATGCCATCATCCTTTCCGTAAATTCCATAAATAGGAACTCCAGCAGTTTTGATTTTCTTTAAAAAAGGTCTGCTGTCGATATTGTTTTGTTTTTCGTTTTGATAAAAAATTAATGGAGCATTTTTATTTCGAATGTTGGTCTTGTAAAATTCTCCAGCTTCATAATCCGCGTATAGTTTTTTAGATGCTGCAGTTGGATTTGGCATTTTAAAAAAGCCATTTTCTCCAGCAAGTCCGTAACATCCTTTTCTATATTCGGCAGAATTTTTATTTAGATTCTCTACAATACTGATTTTCTTCAATTGTTCAGAATCGTTACTGTACTTTTTCTTCAATGTATATAAAATATGATCGTAGGTTTCTTGTTGCGAAAACAAAGCACCAGCCAAAACCAAAGCGCTCACATTTTGCGGATATTTATTGGTGTAAAGTGTCGCAACCAAACCGCCAAAACTATGACCTAGAATAATTGCTTTCTTTAAATGATGTGTTGCATAAATCGAATTTAGATCTTGAAAAGCTTCTTCGAAAGTAAATTTCGCATCTGGATCTGCAGATCTTCCTTCACCTCTTCGATCGTAAGCAATTACATAAAAACCTAAATCGGCTAGTTTTTGAGCCGTGGTTCCTTCAAACAAAGTCGCATTGCCGCTTGGTCCGCCGTGAATAAAAATTATGGTTTTATTCTTTTCGTTTCCGTAAGTTTTGATGTAAAGGTTTTGCCCTTTCGCGAAAAGCGAAATAGTAAGAAATAAAGCAGTTGCTAATACTTTCATTTATATAGATTGAAATTCTTTGATAAATTTATATTTAACCTGTTGGATGAAAATTTTTTAACACATAGAAACATAGCCTTTAGAGAATCAATAAAAGTATTTCGCTTAGAATATTGCATATAGAACTATGTGTTAAAGCTTGCTTTTTCTATAATCTTAATCAAAAGCAATAAAAATCTATGTTTCTGTGTGTTTAAATTAAATTTTGTTCCATTCCACCTAAAGGGTTTAATAAAATTAATTTACTCCAATTTATGGTGTTCATCCATATCTCTTTTCAAATCTAAGTTTCTAAAGGTTGGCGATTTTAAAGCAGTAACGATTACTGTTAAAAGCGTAACACTTCCTCCAAAAACAACTGATGTTACAACGCCCATCAACTTAGCCGTTGCACCACTTTCAAAAGCACCTAATTCGTTTGAAGATCCAACAAAAATGGAGTTAACGGCACCAACGCGTCCGCGCATATGATCTGGAGTTTTAAGCTGTAAAATAGTCTGACGGATTACCACAGAAATTCCATCAGCCAATCCGCTTAAAAATAAGGCGAAAACAGAAAGCCAGAAATAAGTCGATAATCCAAATAAGATGATTGATAAACCAAAAACAAAAATGGCAATTAAAAGTTTCTTTCCAGCATTTTCATACAAAGGCACATAGGCCGAAACTAACATCGTAATAAAAGCACCCACAGCAGGAGCAGCTCTTAAAATGCCGAAACCTTCAGGACCTACTTTTAAGATGTCTTGTGCAAAAACGGGCAATAGTGCAACGGCTCCTCCAAAAAGTACCGCAATCATATCTAGTGATAATGCGCCCAAAACAATTTTGTTTTTAAATACAAATGTCAAACCTTCCATAAGACTATCTTTTATAGATTCTCCCATTTTCGGGTTTATAATTGGCTTTTGGCTGATTTGTGATAAGGCAATTAACGAAAGAATCGAAAATCCAAAAACCAAACACATAGACCAATGAACACCAATCCAGTTGATAGAGAATCCGGCCAAAGCTGGTCCCATAACAGCTCCAATCTGCCATACCGAACTGCTCCAAGTTGCAGCATTTGGATATACTTTTTTAGGAATAATTAATGATAAAAGAGAGAAGATCGTTGGTCCCATAAAAGAACGTACGATTCCGCCAAAAAACACAAGAGTATAAATTGAATATAAAATGTAATCTTTAGAGAAATCACCCACTACTTTTGGCCAAGTCAATAAGAAAAGACCAAAACTAATTACTGAGAATCCTAAAATACATTTTACCAATAAGCTTTTCTTTTCTCTTTGGTCTACAATATGTCCTGCAAACAAAGACATTGAAACCGCAGGAATGATTTCCATTAAGCCAATAATTCCTAAAGAAAGTGGGTTTTTGGTTAAACTATACACTTCCCATTCTATAACAATAAACTGCATAGACCAAGCAAAAACCATAGCAAAACGCAATAGTAAAAAAACGTTGAATTCTCGGTAACGAAGTGCCTGATAAGGATCTGGTTTGGCTGATTTAATCTCTTCCATTTGTTCTAATGTCTTTCAGCATAAGCTGTGTTGAAATTGTACCATTCCATTCGTTTTCTGCAATGCAGTAAGCAATTTGAAATGGGTTTTGATTTTGTGCTA
This is a stretch of genomic DNA from Flavobacterium endoglycinae. It encodes these proteins:
- a CDS encoding alpha/beta fold hydrolase, whose protein sequence is MKVLATALFLTISLFAKGQNLYIKTYGNEKNKTIIFIHGGPSGNATLFEGTTAQKLADLGFYVIAYDRRGEGRSADPDAKFTFEEAFQDLNSIYATHHLKKAIILGHSFGGLVATLYTNKYPQNVSALVLAGALFSQQETYDHILYTLKKKYSNDSEQLKKISIVENLNKNSAEYRKGCYGLAGENGFFKMPNPTAASKKLYADYEAGEFYKTNIRNKNAPLIFYQNEKQNNIDSRPFLKKIKTAGVPIYGIYGKDDGIFSSAQINSMKAITGEKHFAFLDNCSHYLFVDQQAAFLSNLKNWLK
- a CDS encoding MFS transporter, with the protein product MEEIKSAKPDPYQALRYREFNVFLLLRFAMVFAWSMQFIVIEWEVYSLTKNPLSLGIIGLMEIIPAVSMSLFAGHIVDQREKKSLLVKCILGFSVISFGLFLLTWPKVVGDFSKDYILYSIYTLVFFGGIVRSFMGPTIFSLLSLIIPKKVYPNAATWSSSVWQIGAVMGPALAGFSINWIGVHWSMCLVFGFSILSLIALSQISQKPIINPKMGESIKDSLMEGLTFVFKNKIVLGALSLDMIAVLFGGAVALLPVFAQDILKVGPEGFGILRAAPAVGAFITMLVSAYVPLYENAGKKLLIAIFVFGLSIILFGLSTYFWLSVFALFLSGLADGISVVIRQTILQLKTPDHMRGRVGAVNSIFVGSSNELGAFESGATAKLMGVVTSVVFGGSVTLLTVIVTALKSPTFRNLDLKRDMDEHHKLE